The following are from one region of the Streptomyces canus genome:
- a CDS encoding nucleotidyl transferase AbiEii/AbiGii toxin family protein: protein MSVSDLMKIFYFNRLAARVFTKEPDGWLIKGGQALLVRYRGAARLSQDIDLQSVDPERSADEARQLVIEAASLDLGDYLRYTPTKFENHSDEGRGCAQHFKVFCGTAEVADIKVDLVVGRTLSGAPETRTLKSAVDIEWPVDWPDVRLYPVIDHVADKICAMYERHGENAQHGSNRYRDLADLLLISQQEAIPGQAVAQALHREAERRRHNGTPVVLPAVFEAPGPDWHAGYPKQAALVVGLQGCGTFAEAEQAAAAFINPVLHNTAQGTWDPHHGTWA, encoded by the coding sequence ATGAGCGTCTCCGACCTCATGAAGATCTTCTACTTCAACCGGCTCGCGGCCCGCGTCTTCACCAAAGAACCCGACGGCTGGCTCATCAAAGGCGGCCAGGCCCTGCTGGTCCGCTACCGCGGCGCCGCCCGCCTCAGCCAGGACATCGACCTGCAAAGCGTTGACCCCGAGCGCAGCGCCGACGAAGCCCGGCAGTTGGTGATCGAGGCCGCCTCGCTGGATCTGGGTGACTACCTCCGCTACACCCCGACCAAGTTCGAAAACCACAGTGACGAGGGCCGCGGCTGCGCGCAGCACTTCAAGGTCTTCTGCGGGACAGCCGAAGTGGCCGACATCAAGGTCGACCTCGTCGTGGGCCGCACTCTCTCCGGCGCCCCGGAGACCCGCACCCTGAAGTCCGCCGTCGACATCGAATGGCCTGTGGATTGGCCCGATGTCCGCCTCTACCCCGTCATCGACCATGTCGCCGACAAGATCTGCGCCATGTACGAGCGCCACGGCGAGAATGCCCAGCACGGCTCCAACCGATACCGCGACCTGGCCGACCTCCTCCTGATCAGCCAGCAGGAGGCCATCCCCGGACAGGCCGTCGCCCAGGCTCTGCACCGTGAAGCCGAACGCCGACGGCACAACGGCACCCCTGTGGTGCTTCCTGCCGTCTTCGAGGCACCGGGCCCCGACTGGCACGCCGGTTACCCCAAGCAGGCCGCCCTGGTCGTCGGCCTCCAGGGCTGCGGCACCTTCGCCGAAGCGGAACAGGCCGCCGCCGCATTCATCAACCCCGTGCTCCACAACACAGCCCAAGGGACCTGGGACCCACACCACGGCACCTGGGCATAG
- a CDS encoding deoxyxylulose-5-phosphate synthase, with product MAHAKTSYVCLSCRASYKQPYDRTRQRTCPRCAQPLIHAGSAFATPRRRDTAAWRTLTVLLNAGVGFHKSCCGGPGYRPRALREIRERMTYAQRSGEPIAHALVRQDVG from the coding sequence ATGGCTCATGCGAAGACCTCGTACGTCTGTCTCTCTTGCCGGGCCTCCTACAAGCAGCCCTACGACAGAACGCGACAGCGGACCTGCCCCCGTTGCGCGCAGCCGCTGATCCACGCAGGTTCGGCGTTCGCCACGCCCCGACGGCGGGATACCGCGGCATGGCGGACACTGACGGTGCTGCTGAACGCCGGCGTGGGGTTCCACAAGAGCTGCTGCGGCGGGCCTGGATACCGCCCCCGGGCCCTGCGTGAAATACGCGAACGAATGACCTACGCGCAGCGCAGCGGCGAGCCCATCGCGCACGCGCTCGTCCGACAGGACGTGGGATGA